A window from Elusimicrobiota bacterium encodes these proteins:
- a CDS encoding M28 family peptidase: MRFLPFAAVTAFNGAFAGLCAGLVTRDLLHRHWILPSLAAFLSYQWVFGALTPWGRREAAGPWRDAVLSLLAFTTALGLVVYPGMLSCPESCAFKSACAALLAALVFWNQSLVREDRFWDGLRARLAALGCLLWGLYLLLYGRHLTFWVLDLVFFIVALGLWLGRSRAVLLIASVGIVVLAAVRSADNELLIVLLDLALLTGLFLGGGRWVERRLARDGRPESRGSPLAVVAAGALFIVLAVYAAQPAWLMVSPERRRAALEALAPSFPVQDPATLSPLAARLHAHVRALAGDIGERSAYQPDRQGRARDYIVGRLREAGYAPDVQPFAAERGTDFIRREPYDNVEARLKGRDDGRGVWVVGAHYDSAPGTPGADDNASGVAVLLEAARLLQGRGLKAPEVRFAAFAAEEPPAFGTRDMGSLRYARALKDRGVKVRGMVNLEMVGYFNPRRGAQLFPPFMRPFYPDRGDFIGLAGNLRSVRLRRELTRAWPADAKVPLIPALLPSVFSVLAISDQLNFWYAGFPALMLSDSAFFRNPHYHQESDTPEKLDYERMAALTEALVGVLGR, translated from the coding sequence ATGCGTTTCCTCCCTTTCGCGGCCGTCACGGCGTTCAACGGGGCCTTCGCGGGCCTCTGCGCAGGCCTCGTCACGCGGGACCTCCTGCACCGGCACTGGATCCTCCCCTCGCTGGCCGCCTTCCTCTCCTACCAGTGGGTGTTCGGCGCGCTCACGCCCTGGGGCCGCCGCGAGGCCGCCGGGCCCTGGCGCGACGCGGTGCTGAGCCTGCTGGCCTTCACGACCGCGCTGGGCCTCGTCGTCTACCCGGGGATGCTGAGCTGTCCGGAGTCCTGCGCCTTCAAATCCGCCTGCGCCGCCCTCCTGGCCGCCCTGGTCTTCTGGAACCAGTCGCTCGTGCGCGAGGACCGCTTCTGGGACGGCCTGCGCGCCCGACTGGCCGCCTTGGGCTGCCTGCTCTGGGGCCTCTACCTCCTGCTCTACGGCCGGCACCTCACCTTCTGGGTCCTGGACCTCGTCTTCTTCATCGTCGCCCTCGGGCTCTGGCTGGGGCGCAGCCGAGCCGTGCTCCTCATCGCCTCGGTCGGCATCGTCGTCCTGGCCGCCGTGCGCAGCGCCGACAACGAGCTCCTCATCGTCCTGCTGGACCTGGCCCTGCTGACCGGGCTCTTCCTGGGAGGCGGCCGCTGGGTCGAGCGTCGCCTGGCCCGGGACGGCCGACCGGAGTCCCGCGGCAGCCCGCTGGCCGTCGTCGCGGCCGGAGCCCTCTTCATCGTCCTCGCGGTCTACGCGGCGCAGCCGGCGTGGCTCATGGTGAGCCCCGAGCGGCGGCGCGCGGCCCTGGAGGCCCTCGCTCCGAGCTTCCCGGTGCAGGACCCCGCGACGCTCTCTCCCCTGGCGGCCCGTCTGCACGCGCATGTCCGGGCGCTCGCCGGGGACATCGGGGAGCGTTCCGCCTATCAGCCCGACCGCCAGGGACGCGCCCGGGACTACATCGTCGGGCGCCTGCGCGAGGCCGGCTACGCCCCGGACGTCCAGCCCTTCGCCGCCGAGCGCGGGACCGACTTCATCCGCCGCGAGCCCTACGACAACGTGGAGGCGCGGCTCAAGGGACGCGACGACGGCCGGGGGGTCTGGGTCGTGGGCGCCCACTACGACAGCGCCCCGGGCACGCCCGGCGCGGACGACAACGCCAGCGGGGTCGCCGTCCTGCTGGAGGCCGCCCGCCTGCTGCAGGGCCGCGGCCTCAAGGCCCCGGAGGTCCGCTTCGCCGCCTTCGCCGCCGAGGAGCCCCCGGCGTTCGGGACGCGGGACATGGGGAGCTTGCGCTACGCGCGCGCGCTCAAGGACCGGGGCGTCAAGGTCCGCGGCATGGTGAACCTCGAGATGGTCGGCTACTTCAATCCCCGACGGGGAGCGCAGCTCTTCCCGCCCTTCATGCGTCCCTTCTATCCCGACCGCGGAGACTTCATCGGCCTGGCCGGGAACCTGCGGAGCGTCCGCCTGCGCCGCGAGCTGACCCGGGCCTGGCCGGCGGACGCGAAGGTCCCGCTGATCCCGGCCCTCCTGCCCTCGGTCTTCTCGGTGCTGGCGATCTCGGACCAGCTCAACTTCTGGTACGCCGGCTTCCCGGCGCTCATGCTCTCCGACTCGGCGTTCTTCCGCAATCCCCACTACCACCAGGAAAGCGACACGCCCGAGAAGCTCGACTACGAGCGCATGGCGGCCCTCACCGAAGCGCTCGTCGGCGTCCTGGGACGCTGA
- a CDS encoding 2Fe-2S iron-sulfur cluster-binding protein: MHVERITEHPVLQPPPRGTVSFTFDGRECTALEGEVLSSALFANGVKVFSRHEKDSSPQGIFCANGQCAQCSVIVDGLAVKSCVTPVRAGMKATTLRGAARLPRAACVQEFGRVEELDIDALIIGGGPSGLAAAVELGKLGVRTLVVDDKARFGGKLVLQTHKFFGSVEDCYAGTRGIDIAEKLEDQLKEYPSVTAWTNATCLAVFSDRKVGVLRGEEYVLVRPKAVISATGARERSLAFPGNTLPGVYGAGAFQTLVNRDLVRPAKRLFIVGGGNVGLIAAYHALQAGIQVVGLIEAQAECGGYRVHADKIKRLGVPVLTRHTVLRAEGDGQLERVAVAGVDEKFRPLPGTEKTFEADTLLIAVGLNPVDEFHLQAREAGMDSFVCGDAREIAEASAAMFSGKITAHEVLKSLGVMAAPVPPFWFDRLEVLKSRPGKTKAPSEERPDRPVYPVLHCHQEIPCNPCVTVCPKKSIQLSGSSIMDTPRFSGDCIGCFKCLIVCPGLAVTLVDRRKDAKAPTVAVPFEIGRGLVKRGDKVRVVGWEGADLGEAEVADVKDFKADNTLLVVVKPPPETADRVASLRLYTAEEGARSCAELKDADDATILCRCERVSLGEIRRAIRSGVRDLNQLKAVTRAGMGACGSKTCSALLMNVFRSEGVDPKEVTAFTRRPLFVEVPLGAFSNVKCRTQADENARWSGF; the protein is encoded by the coding sequence ATGCATGTGGAGAGGATCACCGAGCACCCCGTCCTCCAGCCGCCGCCGCGCGGCACGGTCTCCTTCACCTTCGACGGCCGGGAGTGCACGGCGCTCGAGGGCGAAGTCCTCTCGAGCGCGCTCTTCGCCAACGGCGTGAAGGTCTTCAGCCGCCACGAGAAGGACTCCAGCCCCCAGGGCATCTTCTGCGCCAACGGGCAGTGCGCCCAGTGCTCCGTCATCGTCGACGGCCTGGCCGTCAAGTCCTGCGTCACGCCGGTGCGCGCGGGGATGAAGGCGACGACCCTGCGCGGGGCCGCCCGGCTCCCCCGCGCGGCCTGCGTGCAGGAGTTCGGCCGCGTGGAGGAGCTCGACATCGACGCCCTCATCATCGGCGGAGGGCCCTCCGGCCTGGCCGCCGCCGTCGAGCTCGGGAAGCTCGGCGTGCGCACGCTCGTCGTCGACGACAAGGCCCGCTTCGGCGGCAAGCTCGTCTTGCAGACGCACAAGTTCTTCGGCTCCGTCGAGGACTGCTACGCCGGGACCCGCGGTATCGACATCGCCGAGAAGCTCGAGGACCAGCTCAAGGAGTACCCCTCCGTCACGGCCTGGACGAACGCGACCTGCCTCGCCGTCTTCTCCGACCGCAAGGTCGGGGTCCTGCGGGGCGAGGAGTACGTCCTCGTCCGGCCCAAGGCCGTGATCAGCGCCACCGGCGCGCGCGAGCGCTCCCTCGCCTTCCCGGGGAACACCCTCCCGGGGGTCTACGGCGCGGGCGCGTTCCAGACCCTCGTCAACCGCGACCTCGTGCGGCCCGCGAAACGCCTCTTCATCGTCGGCGGCGGCAACGTCGGGCTCATCGCCGCCTACCACGCCCTGCAGGCCGGCATCCAGGTCGTCGGACTCATCGAGGCGCAGGCGGAGTGCGGCGGCTACAGAGTGCACGCCGACAAGATCAAGCGCCTGGGGGTGCCGGTCCTCACGCGCCACACGGTCCTTCGCGCCGAGGGGGACGGCCAGCTGGAGCGCGTCGCGGTCGCCGGCGTCGACGAGAAGTTCCGCCCCCTGCCCGGGACCGAGAAGACCTTCGAGGCGGACACCCTCCTCATCGCCGTCGGCCTCAACCCGGTCGACGAGTTCCACCTCCAGGCCCGCGAAGCGGGCATGGACTCCTTCGTCTGCGGCGACGCCCGCGAGATCGCCGAGGCCTCGGCCGCCATGTTCAGCGGGAAGATCACGGCGCACGAGGTGCTCAAGAGTCTCGGCGTCATGGCCGCGCCCGTCCCCCCCTTCTGGTTCGACCGTCTCGAGGTCCTCAAGTCCCGGCCCGGGAAGACGAAAGCCCCCTCCGAGGAGCGCCCCGACCGCCCGGTCTACCCGGTCCTGCACTGCCACCAGGAGATCCCCTGCAACCCCTGCGTGACCGTCTGCCCGAAGAAGTCGATCCAGCTCTCGGGGAGCAGCATCATGGACACCCCCCGCTTCTCGGGGGACTGCATCGGCTGCTTCAAGTGCCTCATCGTCTGCCCCGGCCTCGCGGTGACCCTGGTGGACCGCCGCAAGGACGCGAAGGCCCCGACGGTGGCCGTCCCCTTCGAGATCGGCCGCGGGCTCGTGAAGCGAGGCGACAAGGTCCGCGTGGTCGGCTGGGAAGGCGCCGACCTGGGCGAGGCCGAGGTCGCGGACGTGAAGGACTTCAAGGCCGACAACACCCTCCTCGTCGTCGTGAAGCCCCCCCCGGAGACGGCGGACCGCGTCGCCTCGCTGCGTCTCTACACGGCCGAGGAAGGAGCGCGCTCCTGCGCCGAGCTCAAGGACGCCGACGACGCGACCATCCTCTGCCGCTGCGAGCGCGTGAGCCTCGGAGAGATCCGCCGCGCCATCCGCTCCGGCGTCCGGGACCTTAACCAGCTCAAAGCCGTCACGCGCGCGGGGATGGGGGCCTGCGGCTCGAAGACCTGCTCCGCCCTGCTCATGAACGTCTTCCGAAGCGAGGGCGTCGACCCGAAGGAGGTCACGGCCTTCACGCGGCGTCCGCTCTTCGTCGAGGTCCCCCTCGGCGCCTTCTCCAACGTGAAGTGCCGCACGCAGGCGGACGAGAACGCCCGCTGGAGCGGGTTCTAG
- a CDS encoding FAD-binding oxidoreductase produces MENSFDVVVVGAGSIGTPLAMSLAERGLAVLTLEAAASPGQGQNKCAIGGVRATHSDAAKIKACLRSLEVFSGWKEKHGDDIGWIKGGYAFPVYAERDEEVLRELLKVQRGLGLNIDWVGPERMRALVPGIAEKDLRGGTFSPDDGSASPLLSVNAFYRRALKLGARFRFNEPAAEILVEKGLVKGVRTPLGSYGAEWVVNAAGAEAAAVSELAGVKVPVRPDCHEAGITEPAERFFDPMVVDIRPGDKSKNYYFYQNWEGQIVFCLTPQPPIWGHDRRSTSEFLPEVSRRMISLMPNLATLKVRRTWRGLYPMTPDGFPIVDFPASPKGYVLAVGMCGQGFMLGPGLGETLAAHIAGSPSAVDREILSGFRLERNFSGQEKLK; encoded by the coding sequence ATGGAGAACTCCTTCGACGTCGTCGTCGTCGGCGCGGGCAGCATCGGGACGCCGCTCGCCATGTCCCTCGCGGAGCGGGGCCTCGCGGTCCTGACGCTGGAAGCCGCCGCCTCCCCCGGACAGGGACAGAACAAGTGCGCCATCGGCGGGGTCCGGGCGACCCATTCCGACGCCGCCAAGATCAAGGCCTGCCTGCGGAGCCTGGAAGTCTTCTCCGGCTGGAAGGAGAAGCACGGAGACGACATCGGCTGGATCAAGGGCGGCTACGCCTTCCCCGTCTACGCGGAGCGCGACGAGGAGGTCCTCCGGGAGCTCCTCAAGGTCCAGCGCGGCCTCGGGCTGAACATCGACTGGGTCGGTCCGGAGAGGATGCGGGCGCTGGTGCCGGGCATCGCCGAGAAGGACCTGCGCGGCGGGACCTTCTCGCCGGACGACGGCTCGGCCTCTCCCCTCCTCTCCGTCAACGCCTTCTACCGCCGCGCGCTGAAGCTCGGCGCCCGCTTCCGCTTCAACGAACCGGCCGCGGAGATCCTCGTCGAGAAGGGCCTCGTGAAAGGCGTGCGCACCCCGCTGGGGAGCTACGGCGCGGAGTGGGTGGTCAACGCGGCGGGCGCCGAGGCGGCGGCCGTCTCCGAGCTCGCCGGCGTGAAGGTCCCGGTCCGGCCGGACTGCCACGAGGCGGGCATCACCGAACCGGCCGAGCGCTTCTTCGACCCCATGGTCGTCGACATCCGTCCCGGCGACAAGTCCAAGAACTACTATTTCTACCAGAACTGGGAAGGGCAGATCGTCTTCTGCCTGACCCCCCAGCCGCCGATCTGGGGTCATGACCGGCGCTCCACCTCCGAGTTCCTGCCCGAGGTCTCCCGCCGCATGATCTCGCTCATGCCGAACCTGGCGACGCTCAAGGTTCGCCGCACCTGGCGCGGCCTCTACCCGATGACCCCCGACGGCTTCCCCATCGTCGACTTCCCGGCGTCCCCGAAGGGCTACGTCCTGGCGGTGGGCATGTGCGGCCAGGGCTTCATGCTGGGCCCCGGCCTCGGAGAGACGCTGGCGGCGCACATCGCGGGCTCCCCGTCCGCGGTCGACCGGGAGATCCTCTCCGGCTTCCGCCTCGAGCGCAACTTCTCCGGACAAGAAAAGCTGAAGTAG
- a CDS encoding RluA family pseudouridine synthase, with protein sequence MTKPLVLHVLVGGFRLDRFLADRVDGYSRNFLKDLVDRGCVSVDGTQRSPDYRLHVGEIVRVDWPETGWNGTSLEDRVIHEDADLLVLDKPAGLIMHPMGGSWEVSPEAALTEPEPNLAGLLLGWRPQAARSGVERCGLVHRLDRWTSGVLLVAKRPAAQHFLLAGFRERTIHKTYRALVLGALKPTRVSAPVGRISGMRRVQATQWGREAETAFKSLGLRKGVSLVSAEPKTGRTHQIRAHLAMIGHPVMGDMEWIQSAERARIQELGLPTPPRMMLHAWRLNLIHPRTRKPVVFTAPPPRDFKTYWDSLK encoded by the coding sequence ATGACTAAACCGCTTGTTTTACACGTCCTTGTGGGCGGCTTCCGGCTCGACCGCTTCCTCGCCGACCGCGTCGACGGCTACAGCCGGAACTTCCTCAAGGACCTCGTGGACCGCGGCTGCGTGAGCGTCGACGGGACGCAGCGCAGCCCCGACTACCGCCTGCACGTCGGCGAGATCGTGCGCGTGGACTGGCCCGAGACGGGCTGGAACGGGACCTCGCTCGAGGACCGCGTGATCCACGAGGACGCGGACCTCCTCGTGCTCGACAAGCCCGCCGGCCTCATCATGCACCCGATGGGGGGCAGCTGGGAAGTCTCTCCCGAGGCCGCGCTCACCGAGCCCGAGCCCAACCTCGCCGGTCTCCTTCTCGGCTGGCGTCCCCAGGCGGCGCGCTCGGGCGTCGAGCGCTGCGGCCTCGTGCACCGGCTCGACCGCTGGACGAGCGGCGTGCTCCTCGTGGCGAAGCGGCCGGCCGCCCAGCACTTCCTGCTCGCGGGCTTCCGCGAGCGCACCATCCACAAGACCTACCGCGCGCTGGTGCTCGGCGCGCTCAAGCCGACCCGCGTCTCCGCTCCGGTCGGCCGCATCAGCGGCATGCGGCGGGTGCAGGCCACGCAGTGGGGCCGCGAGGCGGAGACCGCCTTCAAGTCTCTGGGCCTGCGCAAGGGCGTCTCGCTCGTCAGCGCCGAGCCGAAGACCGGGCGGACGCACCAGATCCGCGCCCACCTGGCGATGATCGGGCATCCCGTGATGGGCGACATGGAGTGGATCCAGAGCGCGGAGCGCGCCCGCATCCAGGAGCTCGGCCTCCCGACCCCTCCCCGCATGATGCTCCACGCCTGGCGCCTGAACCTGATCCACCCGCGCACCCGCAAACCCGTCGTCTTCACCGCGCCCCCGCCCAGGGACTTCAAGACCTACTGGGACAGCCTGAAATAG
- the lgt gene encoding prolipoprotein diacylglyceryl transferase: MFPTLIRLGGFRVATYGLLVAAGYLAGIQFLASRRERMGLDESSFWKMIYWLFFGAVFGGKLLYWAVEWRSVLDGSHRIVADFRYGFVFYGGFLGAALVGFLFARPLKRPFLGLADYFAVALPLGHGIGRLGCLAAGCCAGKPTTLPWGLRFTHPDCLVSGDLLGVPLHPAQLYEAAGNLVIALFALRVLGRVERGERPQGSALAVYLAAYAVLRFLVEFSRGDDRGGALGLSVSQWISLCVLAASVFLYRYLNSPSCGRGAGGRGNL; encoded by the coding sequence ATGTTCCCCACGCTGATCCGGCTCGGCGGCTTCCGCGTCGCCACCTACGGACTCCTCGTCGCCGCCGGCTACCTCGCCGGCATCCAGTTCCTGGCCTCGCGTCGGGAGCGCATGGGGCTCGACGAGTCCTCGTTCTGGAAGATGATCTACTGGCTCTTCTTCGGCGCGGTGTTCGGCGGAAAGCTCCTCTACTGGGCCGTCGAGTGGCGCTCCGTGCTCGACGGCAGCCACCGCATCGTCGCGGACTTCCGCTACGGCTTCGTCTTCTACGGGGGCTTCCTCGGCGCCGCCCTCGTCGGCTTCCTCTTCGCGAGGCCCCTGAAGCGCCCGTTCCTGGGGCTGGCCGATTATTTCGCCGTCGCCCTGCCGCTCGGGCACGGCATCGGGCGCCTGGGCTGCCTCGCCGCCGGCTGCTGCGCGGGGAAGCCCACGACCCTTCCCTGGGGGCTGCGCTTCACCCACCCCGACTGCCTCGTCTCGGGCGACCTCCTCGGCGTGCCCCTGCATCCCGCCCAGCTTTACGAGGCCGCGGGGAACCTCGTCATCGCCCTCTTCGCTCTGCGCGTCCTCGGACGCGTCGAGCGGGGGGAGCGCCCGCAGGGTTCCGCCCTGGCCGTCTATCTCGCCGCTTACGCCGTCCTGCGCTTCCTGGTGGAGTTCTCCCGCGGCGACGACCGCGGCGGGGCGCTCGGCCTTTCGGTGTCGCAGTGGATATCTCTGTGTGTGCTCGCGGCCTCGGTTTTCCTGTACCGTTACCTTAACTCCCCTTCCTGCGGGAGGGGGGCAGGGGGGAGGGGGAACCTTTAG
- a CDS encoding HAD-IB family phosphatase, which translates to MKGWAVLLDFDGTMTTHDVSDALLARFGGLTLKEILASYGTEVSVAAWMRRKFLRVRRPAGELERYALRTVRPRAGLAAFLRACRARRVPVEVVSGGLDLYLDPLLARWGFAGLPRWRATTRRTSRGLVVRYPFLRGCGIEEFKRRRVLAHRRRGRRVLFVGDGTGDLRAARAADAVFARAHLLRHCRRAGVPARPLRGFDAVRRYLEIPCSPR; encoded by the coding sequence GTGAAGGGCTGGGCCGTCCTCCTCGATTTCGACGGCACGATGACGACGCACGACGTCTCCGACGCGCTGCTCGCGCGCTTCGGCGGGCTGACCCTCAAGGAGATCCTCGCCTCCTACGGCACGGAGGTCTCGGTGGCCGCCTGGATGCGCCGCAAGTTCCTGCGCGTGCGCCGGCCCGCGGGGGAGCTCGAGCGCTACGCGCTGCGGACCGTGCGCCCGCGCGCAGGTCTCGCCGCGTTCCTGCGCGCCTGCCGCGCGCGCCGCGTCCCGGTCGAGGTCGTCAGCGGCGGACTCGACCTCTACCTCGACCCCCTGCTCGCGCGCTGGGGCTTCGCGGGGCTCCCGCGCTGGCGCGCCACCACGCGCAGGACTTCCCGCGGGCTCGTCGTGCGCTACCCTTTCCTCCGCGGCTGCGGCATCGAGGAATTCAAGCGCCGCCGCGTGCTCGCCCACCGGCGGCGCGGCCGCCGCGTCCTCTTCGTCGGCGACGGGACGGGCGACCTGCGCGCCGCCCGCGCCGCCGACGCCGTGTTCGCGCGCGCACACCTGCTCCGACACTGCCGCCGCGCGGGAGTCCCCGCGCGGCCGCTGCGCGGCTTCGACGCCGTGCGGAGATATCTGGAGATCCCATGTTCCCCACGCTGA
- a CDS encoding MBL fold metallo-hydrolase yields MSLAVRRLQLGPMANFVYLVADEASKTFAAVDPAWDVSAVFAEAAREGWTLAAVVLTHNHFDHSDGLPDVLRRSDVPVYVHAEDASAVRGEGRRIVETGDGSALGLGDSRLEFVHTPGHTPGSQCLRAGERLLTGDTLFIGACGRVDLPGSDPRRMYASLRKLGALPDDLLVMPGHAYGPRPAARLGDEKRENPYLAGALRLPLERFLKEVDP; encoded by the coding sequence GTGAGCCTCGCCGTCCGACGCCTTCAGCTCGGCCCCATGGCCAACTTCGTGTACCTCGTCGCCGACGAGGCGTCGAAGACCTTCGCGGCCGTGGACCCGGCCTGGGACGTGTCGGCCGTCTTCGCGGAGGCCGCGCGCGAGGGCTGGACCCTCGCGGCCGTCGTCCTGACCCACAACCACTTCGACCACAGCGACGGCCTCCCCGACGTCCTGCGCCGCTCCGACGTGCCGGTCTATGTCCACGCGGAGGACGCCTCCGCCGTCCGGGGGGAGGGGCGCCGGATCGTCGAGACCGGGGACGGGAGCGCGCTCGGCCTGGGGGACTCGCGCCTGGAGTTCGTCCACACGCCCGGGCATACTCCCGGCTCGCAGTGCCTGCGCGCGGGAGAGCGCCTCCTGACGGGCGACACCCTCTTCATCGGCGCCTGCGGACGCGTCGACCTCCCCGGCAGCGATCCGCGCCGGATGTACGCCTCGCTGCGCAAGCTCGGCGCGCTCCCCGACGACCTTCTCGTCATGCCCGGCCACGCGTACGGGCCGCGTCCCGCGGCCCGGCTCGGCGACGAGAAGCGCGAGAACCCCTATCTCGCGGGCGCCCTGCGCCTGCCGCTCGAGCGCTTTCTGAAGGAGGTGGACCCGTGA
- a CDS encoding septum formation initiator family protein, which translates to MSLRWARERWLPLAAGAALLLLLVNGGFRRLVRQSLELRSLRRETAALKKEEAELRGQVTAATGDDRELERSARKELGYLKPGEVEYRFPPPERRK; encoded by the coding sequence ATGTCCCTGCGATGGGCGCGCGAGCGCTGGCTGCCTCTGGCGGCCGGCGCCGCGCTCCTCCTCCTCCTGGTCAACGGCGGCTTCCGCCGCCTCGTGCGCCAGAGCCTGGAACTGCGCTCCCTGCGGCGCGAGACCGCCGCGCTCAAGAAGGAAGAGGCCGAGCTTCGCGGCCAGGTCACCGCGGCGACCGGCGATGACCGCGAACTCGAGCGCAGCGCGCGCAAGGAGCTCGGCTACCTGAAGCCCGGCGAGGTCGAGTACCGCTTCCCGCCCCCCGAGAGGAGGAAGTGA
- a CDS encoding phosphoglucomutase/phosphomannomutase family protein, with amino-acid sequence MSIKFGTSGWRAIFAEDFTVDNVRRLTHIIAGHVKENLEFGFISPEYGQYAGPERTSQPPVVIVGYDTRFMSETFARETAEVFAAAGIRVFLADSDTPTPALAWAVLEHKAVGGVVITASHNPAQYNGYKWTPYWGGPATLAVTEDIERRLALLGQHAIRSMNYDKALRDGWIVPTDFRKGYFKKLRGMFDLKRLKAARLRVGVDALNGAGRNYLRPFLEECGVEVSALHEDRDVLFGGHSSEPSPEILGPLVELVKKKKLHLGLACDGDADRFGILDAGGVWISPNDVLALALYHLIEHRGMKGNVARSLMTSHFVDAVAKFHGMRVRETPVGFKYIGDLLRGGGFLLGGEESGGLSMIGHVPEKDGPLACLLMAELVACEGKPLVKILDALHKKHGSFFNVRHNFHLESLAFAKDLNDRLKLKPPTVIGGASVWRIDETDGFKFVLKDGRWLGMRLSGTEPVVRLYAEAFDKRSLDALVEEGRRIVFGKARK; translated from the coding sequence ATGTCCATCAAATTCGGGACGTCCGGTTGGCGCGCCATCTTCGCCGAGGACTTCACGGTCGACAACGTGCGTCGTCTCACGCACATCATCGCCGGCCACGTGAAGGAGAACCTCGAATTCGGCTTCATCAGCCCGGAATACGGGCAGTACGCGGGCCCCGAACGCACCTCGCAGCCGCCGGTCGTCATCGTCGGCTACGACACGCGCTTCATGTCGGAGACCTTCGCCCGCGAGACGGCCGAGGTCTTCGCCGCGGCCGGCATCCGCGTCTTCCTCGCGGATTCCGACACCCCGACCCCCGCGCTCGCCTGGGCGGTGCTCGAGCACAAGGCGGTCGGCGGGGTCGTCATCACCGCCAGCCATAACCCGGCGCAGTACAACGGCTACAAGTGGACCCCGTACTGGGGCGGACCGGCCACCCTGGCGGTCACCGAGGACATCGAGCGCCGGCTCGCCCTGCTCGGGCAGCACGCGATCCGCTCGATGAACTACGACAAGGCGCTGCGCGACGGCTGGATCGTGCCGACCGACTTCCGGAAAGGCTACTTCAAGAAGCTGCGCGGGATGTTCGACCTCAAGCGGCTGAAGGCGGCGCGCCTGCGGGTCGGCGTGGACGCGCTCAACGGCGCGGGGCGCAACTACCTGCGGCCCTTCCTCGAGGAGTGCGGCGTGGAGGTCTCGGCCCTCCACGAGGACCGCGACGTGCTCTTCGGAGGACATTCCTCCGAGCCTTCGCCGGAGATCCTCGGCCCGCTCGTCGAGCTCGTGAAGAAGAAGAAGCTCCACCTCGGCCTCGCCTGCGACGGCGACGCCGACCGCTTCGGCATCCTCGACGCCGGAGGCGTCTGGATCTCCCCCAACGACGTGCTCGCGCTCGCGCTCTATCACCTCATCGAGCACCGGGGCATGAAGGGCAACGTCGCGCGCAGCCTCATGACCTCTCACTTCGTCGACGCCGTCGCGAAGTTCCACGGCATGCGCGTGCGGGAGACGCCCGTCGGCTTCAAGTACATCGGGGACCTCCTGCGCGGCGGGGGCTTCCTGCTCGGCGGCGAGGAGTCCGGCGGCCTCTCCATGATCGGCCATGTGCCGGAGAAGGACGGCCCGCTCGCCTGTCTGCTCATGGCCGAGCTCGTCGCCTGCGAGGGCAAGCCGCTCGTGAAGATCCTGGATGCGCTGCATAAGAAGCACGGGTCGTTCTTCAACGTGCGCCACAACTTCCACCTCGAGAGCCTCGCCTTCGCCAAGGACCTCAACGACCGGCTCAAGCTCAAGCCGCCGACGGTCATCGGCGGAGCCTCCGTCTGGCGGATCGACGAGACCGACGGGTTCAAGTTCGTCCTCAAGGACGGACGCTGGCTCGGGATGCGTCTCTCCGGGACGGAGCCGGTCGTGCGCCTCTACGCCGAGGCCTTCGATAAGCGCTCGCTCGACGCTCTCGTCGAGGAAGGCCGCCGCATCGTCTTCGGCAAGGCGCGGAAGTAG
- a CDS encoding PorV/PorQ family protein → MRTMTLRRIARIWALGALGALLPLCASAGDLGGPADRGTSAAQFLKVAPGARATGMGEAYSAACEDAYAAYYNPAGLARLRRVEVAASHQQRFQGIAHEFAAAAVPLLSWTESKRERSEFGVLSLALTSLSVGGLERRGVVETDEPTGSFGAADFAYALGYGYAFGPRLSGGLTLKRIEQRIDAYRASAVAVDAGGLYRAGRLSLSAGLRNFGGKVRFVNAADPLPFALYAGAAWRPADAWLIAADLRSPRDHRLGGSLGLEHRRRFAEDLSGSLRAGYNSSNTDADGFGGVSLGGGVGYRQLELDFSWVPRGELGDSYLYSLQVKF, encoded by the coding sequence ATGAGGACGATGACCCTTCGCCGCATCGCGCGGATCTGGGCTCTCGGGGCTCTGGGAGCGCTGCTGCCCCTCTGCGCGAGCGCCGGCGACCTGGGAGGCCCCGCCGACCGGGGGACCTCCGCGGCCCAGTTCCTCAAAGTCGCTCCCGGCGCCCGGGCGACGGGCATGGGCGAGGCCTACAGCGCGGCCTGCGAGGACGCCTACGCGGCGTACTACAACCCGGCGGGCCTCGCGCGCCTGCGCCGCGTCGAGGTCGCCGCCTCGCATCAGCAGCGTTTCCAGGGCATCGCGCACGAGTTCGCGGCGGCCGCCGTCCCGCTGCTCTCGTGGACGGAGTCCAAGCGCGAACGCAGCGAGTTCGGCGTGCTCTCGCTGGCGCTGACGAGCCTGTCGGTCGGGGGGCTCGAGCGGCGGGGGGTCGTCGAGACCGACGAGCCGACGGGGAGCTTCGGCGCCGCCGACTTCGCGTACGCGCTCGGCTACGGCTACGCCTTCGGACCCCGGCTCTCCGGGGGGCTGACGCTCAAGCGCATCGAGCAGCGCATCGACGCGTACCGGGCCTCGGCCGTCGCCGTGGACGCGGGCGGGCTCTACCGGGCCGGCCGCCTCTCGCTCTCCGCGGGCCTGCGCAACTTCGGAGGGAAGGTCCGCTTCGTCAACGCCGCGGATCCCCTGCCCTTCGCCCTCTACGCGGGCGCGGCCTGGCGCCCCGCGGACGCCTGGCTCATCGCCGCCGATCTGCGCTCGCCGCGCGACCACCGCCTCGGCGGCTCGCTCGGGCTCGAGCACCGCCGGCGCTTCGCCGAGGACCTCTCCGGCTCCCTGCGCGCGGGCTACAACAGCTCGAACACGGACGCCGACGGCTTCGGAGGGGTCTCCCTGGGCGGAGGGGTCGGCTACCGTCAGCTCGAGCTGGACTTCTCCTGGGTCCCGAGGGGCGAACTCGGAGACTCCTACCTGTACTCCCTCCAGGTCAAGTTCTAG